One window of Chryseobacterium indologenes genomic DNA carries:
- a CDS encoding T9SS type A sorting domain-containing protein, which produces MTRKLFEKLAVMLMTLMMSAVVFAQQGYEPIRGMGVEAKPVNNSGICLACYNGSMNSVVDASLDNSVSMGNFASLLSGNGISVKNKNTTYPAGYITGFNVDLGTSFITVDLLSSLRISTYKNGVLQETTTSSTLLSVPAFGGSKNRIFLHFKTSKEFDEVRLYQTNVLSVFSAMNVYYAFAFDPAKVPTDNNGICDDIIAGSGVDGNVSGSSSFLAPLSYVQNKERIGDGNKNSYGSIVLPVGLLGSYSVGVLDKNQVYPAGNRTGFVIEPDDQGKLLSAEFLKNITIETYLYGQLQDSKQLSDGGGLINIKVLGFGSGKQKVTLTTTKPFNEVRLKITQTVGFNLGALKVYYAFEEPVSCECDDKIQTSGSAVPGNLVTGTSWTSGPGFLGLILAKMTNPEAIVDNNPSNYATATVPAASFLSIFSAFATVSSNTVLPVNTMAGFTVEKAGNLLGVSVLENITVTLYNGNTLTDTFTSSGSLISGNFFTTNSNKFYVGGKATKPFNRIKITFNSGTAVRIPQNYYIYNAFASRDDDNDGVPNCFDRCPGGDDSIDNNGNGIPDCAEGCTEVNDKSPALDTDGDGIVDACDLDSDNDGIPDAVEDFDKNGKFQDDDNEGDILLTPVLGDSVPNYLDLDSDNDGILDLFESGIPTSVINQIDADHNGVIDANVPVGKNGIADILETSPDSGVLKYAIKNTDGDDKPDFLDITSNGSDPDLYKIGKGNLDTLGGGFISTINDQDKDGIQAVVDTDLVKRGSPDSPLSPYASLLKNAPKTAAKTTAAEITDAANDVKVYPNPVKAGENLRITSAEEGVYTLFSAQGQVIKTDKFNANTGIDTSSLPTGVYIIKIETKSKIKSYKVIVK; this is translated from the coding sequence ATGACCAGAAAATTATTCGAAAAGTTAGCTGTGATGCTTATGACACTCATGATGTCAGCAGTAGTATTTGCGCAGCAGGGCTATGAGCCTATCCGTGGGATGGGTGTAGAGGCAAAACCTGTCAACAATTCAGGGATCTGCCTGGCATGTTATAACGGAAGCATGAATTCGGTGGTGGATGCAAGTCTTGACAACAGCGTAAGCATGGGGAATTTCGCTTCTCTGTTAAGTGGAAACGGAATCTCTGTGAAGAATAAAAATACAACTTATCCTGCAGGATATATTACCGGATTCAATGTAGATCTTGGAACGAGTTTTATTACTGTTGATCTGTTGAGCTCTTTACGAATCAGTACTTATAAAAATGGTGTTCTTCAGGAGACCACTACCAGCAGTACTCTTTTATCAGTTCCTGCATTCGGAGGAAGTAAAAACAGAATATTCTTACATTTTAAAACTTCAAAAGAATTTGATGAAGTAAGACTCTATCAAACCAATGTTCTTTCCGTATTCAGTGCTATGAATGTATATTATGCCTTTGCATTTGATCCTGCAAAAGTACCTACAGACAATAATGGTATTTGTGATGATATCATTGCAGGAAGCGGTGTTGACGGGAATGTATCCGGAAGCAGCAGTTTCCTGGCTCCGCTTTCTTATGTTCAGAATAAAGAAAGAATTGGAGATGGAAATAAAAACTCTTACGGATCAATAGTTCTTCCTGTCGGATTGCTGGGATCTTATTCAGTTGGAGTTCTTGACAAAAATCAGGTGTATCCTGCAGGTAACAGAACAGGTTTTGTAATAGAGCCGGATGATCAGGGGAAACTTTTAAGTGCAGAGTTTTTAAAGAATATTACAATAGAAACTTACCTTTACGGACAGCTTCAGGATTCAAAACAACTGTCTGACGGAGGTGGTCTGATTAATATAAAAGTGTTGGGATTCGGTTCAGGAAAACAGAAAGTTACATTAACGACTACTAAGCCTTTCAATGAAGTACGATTAAAAATTACACAGACAGTTGGATTTAATTTAGGAGCTTTAAAAGTTTATTACGCTTTTGAAGAACCAGTTTCTTGCGAATGTGATGATAAAATCCAGACAAGTGGTTCTGCGGTACCTGGAAATTTGGTAACCGGAACTTCATGGACATCAGGTCCGGGATTCCTTGGTCTTATTTTAGCGAAGATGACCAATCCGGAAGCTATTGTAGATAATAACCCATCTAATTATGCAACGGCTACTGTTCCTGCGGCATCTTTTCTTAGCATTTTTTCAGCCTTTGCAACGGTAAGCAGTAATACTGTGCTTCCTGTTAATACAATGGCTGGGTTCACCGTAGAAAAAGCAGGAAATCTTCTTGGAGTAAGTGTGTTGGAAAATATCACCGTGACTTTGTACAATGGAAATACATTGACAGATACCTTTACAAGCTCAGGAAGTCTTATCAGCGGAAACTTCTTCACAACGAATTCAAATAAATTCTATGTCGGAGGAAAAGCAACAAAGCCTTTCAATCGTATTAAAATTACATTCAACAGCGGAACAGCAGTTCGTATTCCTCAGAATTATTATATCTATAATGCTTTTGCGAGCAGAGATGATGATAATGATGGTGTTCCAAACTGTTTTGACCGTTGCCCTGGAGGTGATGACAGCATAGATAATAACGGAAACGGAATTCCTGACTGTGCAGAAGGATGTACTGAAGTGAATGATAAATCTCCTGCATTGGATACAGACGGAGATGGTATTGTGGATGCTTGTGATCTGGATTCTGATAACGACGGTATTCCTGATGCTGTGGAAGACTTTGACAAAAATGGAAAATTCCAGGATGATGATAATGAAGGAGATATCCTGTTAACGCCGGTATTGGGAGATTCAGTTCCGAATTATCTGGACCTTGATTCTGATAACGATGGTATCTTAGATTTGTTTGAATCAGGAATTCCAACGTCAGTCATCAATCAGATTGATGCAGATCACAACGGAGTTATCGATGCTAATGTTCCGGTAGGTAAAAACGGTATCGCTGATATTCTGGAAACATCACCAGACTCAGGAGTATTGAAATATGCAATCAAAAATACAGATGGAGATGATAAGCCGGACTTCCTGGATATTACTTCCAACGGATCAGATCCTGACCTTTATAAGATCGGAAAAGGTAATCTGGATACATTAGGAGGTGGATTTATCTCTACAATTAATGATCAGGATAAAGATGGTATTCAGGCTGTTGTAGATACTGACCTGGTGAAAAGAGGTTCTCCTGATTCTCCGCTTTCACCATATGCTTCATTACTGAAAAATGCTCCTAAAACTGCTGCAAAAACCACAGCTGCAGAAATTACTGATGCTGCCAATGATGTGAAAGTATATCCAAACCCGGTAAAAGCAGGAGAAAATCTTAGAATTACATCTGCAGAAGAAGGAGTGTATACTCTGTTCTCAGCACAGGGACAGGTAATTAAGACAGATAAGTTCAATGCCAATACCGGTATTGATACATCTTCACTTCCTACAGGGGTTTATATCATTAAAATAGAAACCAAATCAAAAATAAAATCTTATAAGGTTATTGTGAAATAG
- the rplL gene encoding 50S ribosomal protein L7/L12 — protein sequence MSDLKNLAETLVNLTVKDVNELATILKDEYGIEPAAAAVVVAAGGGEAAEEKTEFDVILKSAGASKLAIVKLVKDLTGAGLKEAKDIVDGAPAPIKTGISKDEAEALKKQLEEAGAEVELK from the coding sequence ATGTCAGATTTAAAAAATTTAGCTGAAACGCTAGTAAACTTAACAGTAAAAGACGTAAACGAATTAGCAACTATCCTTAAGGATGAGTACGGAATTGAGCCAGCTGCTGCTGCTGTAGTAGTTGCTGCAGGTGGTGGTGAAGCTGCTGAAGAAAAAACTGAATTCGACGTAATTCTTAAGTCTGCAGGTGCTTCTAAATTAGCTATCGTTAAATTAGTAAAAGATTTAACTGGTGCTGGTCTTAAAGAAGCTAAAGATATCGTAGATGGTGCTCCTGCTCCAATCAAAACTGGTATCTCTAAAGACGAAGCTGAAGCTCTTAAGAAGCAATTAGAAGAAGCTGGTGCTGAAGTAGAATTGAAATAA
- the rplJ gene encoding 50S ribosomal protein L10 has product MTKDQKVVAIQEIKDLLQDAKVVYVADLDGLNAAKSSEFRRQAFKQNIKVKVVKNTLLQKAMEQIEGVDYSEMFQTFKGNSALMISETANGPAKLIQGFRKKEEKPALKSAFVQETFYVGDENLSALANIKSREEMIGEIIGLLQSPIQRVVSALQNKPETVEAKAEEAAPAVEEIPAEAPEAAAESTEETSAE; this is encoded by the coding sequence ATGACAAAAGACCAAAAAGTTGTAGCAATACAAGAGATCAAAGACTTGCTTCAGGATGCAAAAGTAGTATACGTAGCAGATCTAGACGGTTTGAACGCTGCGAAGTCTTCAGAATTCAGAAGACAGGCTTTCAAGCAAAATATCAAAGTGAAAGTGGTGAAAAATACACTTTTACAAAAAGCAATGGAGCAGATTGAAGGAGTAGATTACTCTGAAATGTTCCAGACTTTTAAAGGAAACTCTGCATTAATGATTTCTGAGACTGCAAACGGTCCAGCAAAATTAATCCAAGGTTTCAGAAAGAAAGAAGAAAAGCCAGCTTTAAAGTCTGCTTTTGTTCAGGAAACTTTCTACGTTGGAGACGAAAACTTATCTGCACTTGCTAACATCAAGTCTAGAGAAGAAATGATCGGAGAAATCATCGGATTACTTCAATCTCCAATTCAAAGAGTTGTTTCTGCTCTTCAAAACAAACCTGAAACTGTAGAAGCTAAAGCTGAAGAAGCTGCTCCTGCGGTAGAAGAAATTCCTGCTGAAGCTCCAGAAGCTGCTGCAGAAAGCACTGAAGAAACAAGTGCTGAATAA
- the rplA gene encoding 50S ribosomal protein L1 codes for MAKLTKKQKEALSKVEKGRIYNLEEGSALVKEVNTTKFDASVDIAVRLGVDPRKANQMVRGVVSLPHGTGKDVKVLALVTPDKEAEAKAAGADYVGLDEYLQKIKEGWTDVDVIVTMPAVMGKLGPLGRVLGPRGLMPNPKSGTVTMEIGKAVTEVKAGKIDFKVDKYGIIHAGIGKVSFDAAKIKENAQELISTLIKMKPTAAKGTYVKSIYLSSTMSPGIAIDTKSVN; via the coding sequence ATGGCAAAATTAACTAAAAAGCAAAAGGAAGCTTTAAGCAAAGTAGAAAAAGGAAGAATCTATAACCTTGAAGAAGGTTCAGCTCTTGTAAAGGAGGTGAACACTACAAAGTTTGATGCTTCTGTAGATATCGCTGTAAGATTAGGGGTAGACCCAAGAAAAGCAAACCAAATGGTAAGAGGTGTTGTATCTCTTCCTCACGGTACTGGTAAAGATGTTAAAGTATTAGCTCTTGTAACTCCAGATAAAGAAGCAGAAGCTAAAGCTGCTGGTGCTGATTATGTAGGTCTTGACGAATATTTACAAAAAATCAAAGAAGGTTGGACAGATGTTGACGTTATCGTTACTATGCCAGCTGTAATGGGTAAATTAGGTCCATTAGGTAGAGTATTAGGTCCAAGAGGTTTAATGCCAAACCCTAAATCAGGAACTGTAACAATGGAAATTGGTAAAGCAGTAACTGAAGTGAAAGCAGGTAAAATTGATTTCAAAGTAGACAAGTATGGTATCATCCACGCTGGTATTGGTAAAGTATCTTTCGATGCTGCTAAGATCAAAGAAAATGCGCAGGAATTGATCTCTACATTGATCAAAATGAAGCCAACTGCTGCTAAAGGAACTTATGTAAAAAGCATTTACTTGTCTTCTACAATGAGCCCTGGTATTGCAATCGATACTAAATCTGTTAACTAA
- the rplK gene encoding 50S ribosomal protein L11, whose protein sequence is MAKKVFKMVKLQVKGGAANPSPPVGPALGSAGVNIMEFCKQFNGRTQDKPGQVLPVVITVYEDKSFEFVIKTPPAAIQLMDAAKIKGGSGEPNRNKVGSVTWEQVKKIAEDKMADLNCFTTDSAVSMVAGTARSMGLRVTGTKPTNA, encoded by the coding sequence ATGGCTAAGAAAGTCTTTAAAATGGTAAAGCTTCAGGTGAAAGGTGGCGCAGCTAACCCTTCTCCACCAGTAGGTCCAGCATTGGGTTCTGCAGGTGTGAACATCATGGAGTTTTGTAAGCAATTTAACGGAAGAACCCAAGATAAGCCAGGGCAAGTTTTACCTGTAGTAATTACAGTATACGAAGACAAATCTTTTGAATTCGTTATTAAAACTCCACCTGCAGCAATCCAGTTAATGGATGCAGCTAAGATCAAGGGAGGTTCTGGTGAACCAAACAGAAACAAAGTAGGTTCTGTAACTTGGGAACAAGTAAAGAAAATCGCTGAAGATAAAATGGCGGATCTTAACTGTTTTACAACAGACTCTGCAGTTTCTATGGTTGCAGGTACTGCTAGATCTATGGGATTAAGAGTAACAGGAACTAAACCAACTAACGCTTAA
- the nusG gene encoding transcription termination/antitermination protein NusG, giving the protein MSELKWYVLKAISGQENKVKNYIETEIKRLGFDQYVTQVVIPMEKVIQIRNGKKVPKERPYYPGYLMIEADLMGEIPHVIKNIPGVISFLSLTKGGDPVPMRKSEVNRMLGRMDELSEFASDVEIPYVVGENVKVIDGPFNGFNGTVEKILEDKKKIEVSVLIFGRKTPMELSYMQVEKV; this is encoded by the coding sequence ATGAGCGAATTGAAATGGTATGTGCTGAAAGCTATCAGCGGACAGGAAAATAAAGTGAAAAACTATATTGAGACAGAAATCAAACGTCTAGGGTTTGATCAGTACGTTACTCAAGTGGTTATTCCTATGGAAAAGGTAATTCAAATTAGAAACGGAAAAAAAGTTCCTAAAGAGAGACCTTATTACCCTGGATACTTGATGATTGAAGCTGATCTGATGGGAGAAATTCCTCACGTTATCAAGAATATTCCTGGAGTTATTTCTTTCTTAAGTTTAACTAAAGGGGGAGATCCTGTTCCAATGAGAAAATCAGAGGTTAACAGAATGCTTGGAAGAATGGATGAACTTTCAGAATTTGCAAGCGATGTTGAAATTCCTTATGTAGTAGGTGAAAACGTTAAAGTAATCGATGGACCTTTCAACGGATTCAATGGTACAGTTGAGAAGATTCTTGAAGACAAAAAGAAAATTGAAGTTTCTGTATTGATCTTCGGTAGAAAAACTCCAATGGAGCTAAGCTACATGCAAGTAGAAAAAGTATAA
- the secE gene encoding preprotein translocase subunit SecE encodes MSSFVDFLKGSYNEFRHKVEWPKWADLQSSTIVVTIATVILALFTFGVDELFSKSISNIIGMLINLFN; translated from the coding sequence ATGAGTTCATTTGTCGATTTTTTAAAAGGTTCTTATAACGAATTCAGACATAAAGTTGAATGGCCAAAGTGGGCTGACCTTCAGTCATCTACTATTGTAGTGACTATTGCGACAGTGATTCTGGCATTATTTACTTTTGGAGTTGATGAATTGTTTTCTAAATCAATCAGCAACATCATTGGAATGCTAATCAACTTGTTCAATTAA
- the tuf gene encoding elongation factor Tu: MAKETFNRNKPHLNIGTIGHVDHGKTTLTAAISAVLASKGLAEKKDFSAIDSAPEEKERGITINTAHIEYETEKRHYAHVDCPGHADYVKNMVTGAAQMDGAIVVCAATDGPMPQTREHILLCRQVNVPRIVVFMNKVDMVDDPELLELVEMELRDLLSTYEFDGDNSPVIQGSALGALTAATASPANTEDKWFKSVEELMDAVDTWIEQPPRDTEKPFLMPIEDVFSITGRGTVATGRIEAGVINTGDPVDIVGMGDEKLTSTITGVEMFRKILDRGEAGDNVGLLLRGIEKTDIKRGMVIAKKDSVKPHKKFKASVYILSKEEGGRHTPFHNKYRPQFYVRTTDVTGEIFLPEGVEMVMPGDNLEITVELLQPIALNVGLRFAIREGGRTVGSGQVTEILD; this comes from the coding sequence ATGGCAAAGGAAACGTTTAATCGTAACAAACCACACTTGAACATTGGTACTATTGGTCACGTTGACCATGGTAAAACTACTCTTACAGCTGCTATTTCTGCTGTATTAGCTAGCAAAGGTCTTGCTGAGAAAAAAGACTTCTCTGCAATTGACTCTGCTCCAGAAGAAAAAGAAAGAGGTATTACTATCAATACTGCTCACATCGAATACGAAACTGAAAAAAGACACTATGCTCACGTTGACTGTCCAGGTCACGCCGACTATGTTAAGAACATGGTAACTGGTGCTGCTCAAATGGATGGAGCTATCGTAGTATGTGCTGCAACTGACGGTCCTATGCCTCAGACTAGAGAACATATCCTACTTTGCCGTCAGGTAAACGTACCAAGAATCGTTGTTTTCATGAACAAAGTTGACATGGTAGATGATCCAGAGTTATTAGAGCTTGTTGAAATGGAGCTTAGAGACTTATTATCTACTTACGAATTTGACGGAGACAACTCTCCAGTAATTCAAGGTTCTGCACTAGGTGCTCTTACTGCAGCTACTGCTTCTCCTGCTAACACAGAAGATAAGTGGTTCAAGAGCGTTGAAGAATTGATGGATGCTGTTGATACTTGGATCGAGCAACCACCAAGAGATACTGAAAAGCCATTCTTGATGCCAATCGAAGACGTATTCTCTATTACAGGTAGAGGTACTGTAGCAACTGGTAGAATCGAGGCTGGTGTTATCAACACTGGTGATCCAGTTGATATCGTAGGTATGGGTGACGAGAAATTAACTTCTACTATTACAGGAGTTGAGATGTTCAGAAAGATCCTAGATAGAGGTGAAGCTGGAGATAACGTAGGTCTATTGTTGAGAGGTATTGAAAAAACTGACATCAAGAGAGGTATGGTTATCGCTAAGAAAGATTCAGTTAAGCCACACAAAAAATTCAAGGCTTCTGTTTATATCCTTTCTAAAGAAGAAGGTGGACGTCACACTCCATTCCACAACAAATACCGTCCTCAGTTCTACGTAAGAACTACTGACGTTACAGGTGAGATCTTCTTACCAGAAGGTGTAGAAATGGTAATGCCTGGTGATAACTTAGAGATCACTGTAGAATTGTTACAACCAATCGCTCTTAACGTAGGTCTTAGATTTGCGATCAGAGAAGGAGGTAGAACAGTTGGTTCAGGTCAGGTTACTGAAATCTTAGACTAA
- a CDS encoding DUF4394 domain-containing protein, translated as MRKLLHMYLALFAIITLFSCDNSDENNMPENMTPQGPDLMVYGITAMNELVYFNSNNPKTFTSKTAVTGIVSGEKLLSIDFRPATGELYALSNASKLYIINTSNASARAVSSTAFSPIISGTIASIDFNPTVDRIRLVSNTGQNLRLHPETGAVAATDININGTANPSITGVAYTNSKAGASTTALFDIDPALGKLYKQDPPNNGTLVEVGSLGTTFTGQSAFDIRYDNSTALLAFNDKLHVLDLNNGKTTPIGILQQAVIDIAIPTEPTAYAIDNSNNLQIFNPNNPMPVSKTVTGLQSGENILGIDFRPVNGQLYALGSSSRIYTINLGTGAATAVGTSPFSTLLSGTDFGFDFNPTVDRIRVVSNTGQNLRLNPNDGTIAAVDITLNPASPMISAAAYTNNFAGATSTILFVIDHNTDKLYQQNPPNNGTLVETGSLGINITNANGFDIGSMSQKAYLMASVGSSTKIYSINTTTGAATSVSDYPNTVKAFTIGLGF; from the coding sequence ATGAGAAAACTATTACACATGTACTTAGCCCTGTTTGCTATTATAACATTATTTTCATGCGATAATTCGGATGAAAACAACATGCCTGAAAATATGACACCTCAAGGTCCAGATCTTATGGTATACGGAATAACCGCTATGAATGAACTTGTTTATTTCAATTCCAATAATCCTAAAACTTTCACCTCAAAAACAGCGGTAACCGGCATTGTATCAGGAGAGAAATTATTAAGCATAGATTTCAGACCTGCGACCGGGGAATTGTATGCATTATCCAATGCCAGCAAGTTATATATTATCAATACTTCCAATGCTTCAGCAAGAGCGGTAAGCTCTACAGCATTTTCTCCTATAATTTCAGGAACAATAGCTTCTATTGATTTCAACCCTACTGTCGACAGGATTCGTCTGGTGAGTAATACCGGACAAAACCTTCGCTTACATCCGGAAACCGGAGCTGTTGCTGCTACTGATATTAATATCAACGGAACAGCAAACCCTTCCATAACTGGAGTAGCATATACCAACAGTAAAGCTGGTGCTTCCACTACTGCTTTATTTGACATAGATCCGGCTTTGGGAAAATTATACAAACAAGACCCACCCAACAACGGAACTTTAGTCGAGGTTGGAAGCCTGGGAACTACTTTTACAGGACAGTCTGCGTTTGATATTAGATATGATAATAGCACTGCATTATTAGCTTTCAATGATAAATTGCATGTTCTGGATCTGAATAATGGTAAAACGACTCCGATAGGAATTCTTCAACAGGCAGTCATTGATATTGCCATTCCTACAGAACCGACAGCTTATGCGATTGACAATTCAAATAATCTTCAAATTTTTAATCCAAACAATCCTATGCCTGTTTCTAAAACAGTGACCGGTTTACAAAGCGGTGAGAATATTTTAGGAATAGATTTCAGACCAGTCAACGGACAATTATATGCTTTGGGAAGCTCAAGCAGAATTTATACTATTAATTTAGGGACAGGTGCTGCTACAGCGGTCGGCACTTCTCCTTTTTCAACTTTACTTTCCGGAACGGATTTCGGATTTGACTTCAATCCAACAGTTGACAGAATAAGAGTAGTGAGTAATACCGGGCAGAATCTCCGACTTAATCCTAACGACGGAACAATAGCTGCCGTAGATATTACGTTAAATCCGGCAAGTCCAATGATAAGCGCCGCAGCATATACGAACAACTTTGCAGGAGCCACTTCCACTATCTTGTTTGTCATTGATCATAATACAGATAAATTATATCAGCAAAACCCTCCCAATAACGGAACTTTAGTAGAGACAGGTTCTTTAGGAATTAATATTACCAATGCTAATGGTTTTGATATTGGAAGCATGAGTCAAAAAGCCTATTTAATGGCATCGGTAGGTTCCTCTACAAAAATCTATTCTATAAATACCACAACAGGAGCCGCAACTTCAGTTTCCGACTATCCGAATACAGTAAAAGCTTTTACCATAGGATTAGGATTTTAA